A DNA window from Centroberyx gerrardi isolate f3 chromosome 5, fCenGer3.hap1.cur.20231027, whole genome shotgun sequence contains the following coding sequences:
- the eevs gene encoding 2-epi-5-epi-valiolone synthase, which translates to MGKTHLGDTNNKEKKTEFSLVKVKGTWKRKVGKNLNKNTMDCVSAAKIYESITEKGTSWTVVSPIVFTYKVSETQGLLDPSNDTLLLGHITDSQQLEDIKKNTKPLKRFVVMDQVVYKIYGSKLTEYFKARNVLYQILPLPTTEEKKSMELAMKILEEVHKFSLDRRTEPIIAIGGGVCLDIVGLAASLYRRRTPYIRVPTTLLSYIDASVGAKTGVNFANCKNKLGTYIPPVAAFLDRSFMQTVPRRHISNGLAEMLKMALMKHRGLFELLEAHGQFLLDSRFQSDNSIECNRLEAASLSTRIAIETMLEELAPNLWEDDLNRLVDFGHLISPELEMKVLPSLLHGEAVNIDMSYMVYVSWESGLLTEEEKLRIIRCMVGLELPVWHQDCTMELVQQSLRNRLKHSGGLVRMPLPIGLGQAEIFNDTSDEILYRAYEKWCDELSTSSDSSGDP; encoded by the exons ATGGGGAAGACTCATCTGGGagacacaaataataaagaaaagaagACTGAGTTTAGCTTAGTAAAGGTAAAAGGTACATGGAAGCGCAAAGTGGGGAAGAACCTGAACAAGAACACAATGGACTGTGTGTCTGCCGCAAAAAT CTATGAGAGCATCACAGAGAAGGGCACTTCCTGGACAGTGGTCAGCCCCATCGTCTTTACCTACAAGGTAAGTGAGACCCAGGGCCTGCTGGACCCAAGCAACGACACACTGCTGCTGGGCCACATCACAGACTCGCAGCAGCTGgaggatataaaaaaaaacaccaagccCCTCAAGCGCTTTGTGGTCATGGACCAGGTGGTCTACAAAATCTACGGCTCCAAGCTAACTGAATATTTCAAGGCCCGCAACGTCTTGTACCAGATCTTGCCTTTGCCCACCACTGAGGAGAAGAAGTCCATGGAACTGGCCATGAAGATCCTAGAGGAGGTCCACAAGTTCTCCCTTGATCGCCGCACAGAGCCCATCATTGCCATTGGAGGAGGGGTATGCCTGGACATAGTGGGCCTGGCTGCCTCACTCTACAGGAGACGCACGCCTTACATCAGGGTCCCAACCACACTGCTCTCCTACATCGATGCCAGTGTGGGGGCAAAAACAGGCGTCAACTTTGCTAACTGTAAGAACAAGCTGGGTACCTACATTCCACCTGTAGCTGCTTTCCTCGACCGTTCCTTCATGCAAACCGTTCCTCGGCGACACATCTCCAATGGGCTGGCAGAGATGTTAAAG ATGGCCTTGATGAAACACAGAGGGCTCTTTGAACTTCTTGAGGCACATGGTCAGTTCCTGTTGGACTCTAGGTTCCAGTCTGACAACAGCATAGAGTGCAACCGCTTAGAAGCTGCATCACTATCGACACGTATAGCCATTGAGACCATGCTGGAGGAGCTCGCCCCTAACCTTTGGGAGGATGACCTCAACAGACTTGTGGACTTCGGCCACCTTATCAGTCCAGAGTTGGAAATG AAAGTTCTCCCATCTCTGCTGCATGGCGAGGCAGTGAACATCGATATGTCTTACATGGTGTACGTGTCCTGGGAGAGTGGGCTactgacagaggaggagaaactaaGGATCATCAGGTGTATGGTGGGCTTGGAGCTGCCTGTCTGGCACCAAGACTGTACCATGGAACTGGTGCAGCAGTCTCTTCGCAACAGGCTGAAGCACTCCGGTGGCCTTGTCAGAATGCCTCTGCCCATTGGCCTCGGGCAAGCAG AGATTTTCAATGACACATCTGATGAAATCCTGTACAGAGCTTACGAAAAATGGTGTGATGAGCTGAGTACGTCTTCAGACAGCAGCGGTGACCCTTAA
- the LOC139929919 gene encoding uncharacterized protein LOC139929919, which yields MPPVKVSDTPMELLVDSIRKAKEIAEGSGSIPEELKGCLQEALDIASGLDDYLERMTTQESEPLAELYKKTVSHDWDQVHKEGKTMFRLPKECITGHVEGQTLKMLVHMSQAKRVLEIGMFTGYGALSMAEGLPEDGSLVACELEPYLKEFAQPIFDKSPHGKKIHVKIGSAMDTLKELAAAGEQFDMVFIDADKNNYINYYNYILDNNLLRLRGVICVDNSLFKAKVYLKDTTDANGLALREFNQFVSSDPRVEQVIVPLRDGVSIIRRVPVASVCARTQSKITDDEVFRGVKGRPILDRMCLDGKVAYVTGAGQGIGRAFAHALGEAGAKVAVVDLDQVKAEAVAEELSLKGINAISIVADISKSEDVQRMIDSIVSKWGAIHIACNNAGINMNSASEDTSLEEWDQTFNVNLRGTFMCCQAAGRVMLKQGYGKIINTASMASLIVPHPQKQLSYNTSKAGVVKLTQTLGTEWIDRGVRVNCISPGIVDTPLIHSESLRPLVQRWLSDIPAGRLAQVTDLQAAVVYLASDASDYMTGHNLVIEGGQSLW from the exons ATGCCGCCTGTAAAAG TTTCTGACACCCCAATGGAACTCCTTGTGGATTCCATAAGAAAAGCGAAGGAGATAGCTGAAGGAAGTGGCAGCATCCCAGAGGAGTTGAAAGGTTGCTTGCAGGAGGCTCTGGACATAGCCAGCGGCCTGGATGACTACCTTGAGAGAATGACCACTCAGGAAAGTGAACCTCTGGCCGAACTCTATAA AAAAACTGTGTCTCATGACTGGGATCAAGTGCACAAGGAGGGCAAGACTATGTTCCGGCTTCCCAAGGAGTGCATCACTGGACACGTGGAAG GCCAGACCCTGAAGATGCTGGTCCACATGAGTCAAGCCAAGAGGGTCCTAGAGATAGGGATGTTCACCGGCTATGGAGCACTCTCCATGGCTGAGGGACTTCCTGAGGATGGATCCCTGGTTGCCTGCGAGTTAGAGCCGTACCTCAAAGAGTTTGCTCAGCCCATTTTTGATAAGTCTCCACACGGCAAGAAGATTCATGTCAAGATTGGCTCTGCCATGGACACCCTAAAg GAACTGGCTGCAGCAGGTGAGCAGTTTGACATGGTCTTCATTGATGCCGACAAGAATAACTACAtcaactactacaactatatCCTGGACAACAATCTCCTGAGGCTGCGAGGGGTGATATGTGTAGATAACTCACTGTTCAAGGCTAAGGTTTATCTCAAGGACACCACGGATGCGAATGGACTGGCGCTACGAGAGTTCAACCAGTTTGTCTCCAGTGACCCGCGTGTGGAGCAG GTCATTGTCCCCCTTAGAGATGGCGTCAGTATCATCCGGCGAGTACCTGTGGCCTCTGTGTGCGCAAGGACACAG AGTAAAATAACAGATGACGAGGTTTTCCGGGGTGTCAAGGGACGCCCCATCCTGGATCGAATGTGCCTCGATGGCAAGGTGGCCTATGTGACGGGTGCCGGGCAGGGCATAGGCCGAGCGTTTGCTCATGCCCTGGGCGAGGCTGGTGCAAAGGTGGCCGTGGTGGACCTGGACCAGGTTAAGGCTGAGGCTGTGGCAGAGGAGCTCTCTCTCAAAG GAATCAATGCAATTTCCATTGTAGCTGACATCAGCAAATCGGAAGATGTCCAGAGGATGATTGACAGCATTGTCTCCAAATGGGGAGCGATCCATATTGCCTGTAACAACGCCGGCATCAACATGAACTCAGCCAGTGAGGACACCAGTCTAGAGGAGTGGGACCAAACCTTTAATGTCAACCTGAGGGGGACTTTTATGTGCTGTCAG GCAGCAGGTCGGGTGATGCTGAAGCAAGGATACGGCAAGATTATCAACACAGCCTCTATGGCCAGTCTAATAG TACCCCATCCCCAGAAGCAGCTTTCCTATAACACTTCCAAGGCTGGAGTGGTCAAACTGACTCAGACTCTGGGAACTGAATGGATCGACAGAGGAGTGCGTGTCAACTGCATCTCCCC gGGGATTGTTGACACCCCTCTCATCCACTCGGAGAGTCTGAGGCCTCTGGTGCAGCGCTGGCTGTCAGATATCCCTGCTGGTAGACTGGCTCAAGTGACAGACCTGCAAGCCGCAGTGGTCTACTTGGCATCTGACGCCTCCGACTACATGACAGGGCATAACTTAGTCATAGAGGGTGGGCAAAGTCTGTGGTAG